A section of the Falco rusticolus isolate bFalRus1 chromosome Z, bFalRus1.pri, whole genome shotgun sequence genome encodes:
- the UTP15 gene encoding U3 small nucleolar RNA-associated protein 15 homolog, giving the protein MATYKPVAVPAVPRLGERITQDTVYWRGYKTPVQIKEFGAINKIDFSPVPPYNYAVTASSRIHIYGRYSQEPMKTFSRFKDAAYCATYRDDGNLLVAGSEEGSIHLFDVSGRAPLRQFDGHTKPVHVVGFLSDKYRIFSGGDDYASYLWDIPSGTDIVSYSEHTDYVRCGCASKVNADVFITGSYDHTVKLFDARTKSSVMTIEHGQPVESVLLFPSGGLLVSAGGRYVKVWDVLKGGQLLVSLKNHHKTVTCLCLTSSGQRLLSGSLDRHVKIYSTTSYKVVHSFNYATSILSLALSPEDETIVVGMTNGVLNVKHRKPEERKEKSQKKRQPAYRTYVKGRSYMPKQEDFCVSKPVKRVLRKYDKLLKSFQSSKALDAVLEPPIRLYTPEVTVAVMQELHRRGTLRSALAGRDEKQINLLLTFVARRVIEPRFTSVLVTVADMITDIYQPVVGQSAIVDRQFLKLQEAIGKEIDYQEELLEVLGMMDTLFATFTQKRATYLEENKSNGLDRGY; this is encoded by the exons ATGGCCACGTACAAGCCGGTGGCGGTCCCGGCGGTCCCCAGGCTCGGGGAGCGGATCACGCAGGACACGGTGTACTGGCGGGGCTACAAG ACACCTGTTCAGATAAAGGAGTTTGGTGCGATAAATAAGATTGACTTCTCCCCAGTTCCTCCATATAACTATGCTGTCACAGCCTCCTCAAGG ATCCACATTTACGGTCGTTACTCTCAGGAGccaatgaaaacattttctcgCTTCAAAGATGCTGCTTATTGTGCCACGTATAGAGATGATGGCAATCTGCTTGTTGCTGGCAGCGAGGAAGGTAGCATTCACCTCTTTGACGTTAGTGGAAGAGCACCACTGAGACAGTTTGATGGTCACACTAA ACCTGTTCATGTAGTGGGCTTCCTGTCTGATAAATACCGAATATTTTCTGGTGGTGATGATTATGCATCATATCTGTGGGATATTCCAAGTGGTACGGACATCGTCTCTTACAGTGAACACACTGACTATGTGAGATGCGGCTGTGCAAGTAAAGTGAACGCAGATGTCTTTATAACAG GTTCCTATGATCACACTGTGAAACTGTTTGATGCACGAACAAAAAGTAGTGTCATGACAATAGAACATGGTCAGCCTGTGGAGAGtgtgcttctgtttccttctggtgGGCTTCTAGTATCTGCAG GAGGTCGATACGTCAAAGTTTGGGATGTGCTAAAAGGCGGACAGTTGCTAGTTTCACTTAAAAATCACCATAAAACTGTAACTTGTTTATGCCTTACCAGCTCTGGGCAAAGGTTATTGTCAGGATCCCTGGACAG GCATGTGAAGATTTACAGTACTACTTCCTACAAAGTAGTCCACAGCTTTAACTATGCAACATCTATCCTCAGTCTTGCATTGTCG cCTGAAGATGAAACCATAGTTGTGGGTATGACCAATGGGGTACTAAATgttaaacacagaaaacctgaagagaggaaagaaaagtctcaaaagaaaagacaacCAGCATATAGAACCTATGTGAAAGGAAGAAGTTACATGCCAAAACAG GAAGATTTTTGTGTCAGTAAACCTGTAAAACGTGTTTTGAGGAAATATGACAAGCTGCTGAAGAGCTTTCAGTCTTCCAAGGCCCTTGATGCAGTACTGGAG CCACCCATCAGGCTTTATACTCCTGAAGTTACTGTTGCAGTCATGCAGGAGCTGCATCGCAGAGGAACACTGAGGAGTGCGCTTGCAGGCCGAGATGAGAAGCAAATTAATCTCCTTCTTACCTTTGTGGCAAG GCGTGTGATTGAGCCTAGATTTACTTCTGTACTGGTGACTGTTGCAGATATGATCACTG acatTTATCAGCCTGTGGTTGGGCAGTCAGCGATTGTTGATAGACAATTCTTGAAACTTCAGGAAGCCATAGGAAAAGAGATTGACTATCAAGAAGAACTACTAGAAGTTTTGGGAATGATGGATACACTGTTTGCTACTTTTACTCAGAAAAGAGCTACTTATCTAGAAGAGAACAAAAGTAATGGTCTTGACAGAGGTTATTGA